In Balaenoptera acutorostrata chromosome 3, mBalAcu1.1, whole genome shotgun sequence, the genomic stretch aaaaaaaaaaaaagaagaccagcTGGTTACTGAGGCTAAACCTCATTCTTACCTGCCTCACCATTCTCTTCAGTCTTAGTGCTCATTACACAGGCAATAAACTTGTTATCCACTTGCTGGAGAACCTGCCATACATTCAAATAAGTGATACAATACTAAATAAAGATTAACAAAGGCATATCTGCATAGAGAGAGACAAAACTGTACTTAATTTAAAGTTGTTTGCATTATAACATTCATATCTAAGACTGAGGACAGGTGCGGATGAACCTGAGGGAGTcattaggaaggaaaaaagaataggCAAGTAGAGTGATCAGAAGACAAAAGAAGAGACTACAAGGAAACAGATAATATGACCAGAGATTGCTAACAAATAGGTctgaaaaaaatttggaaaatgtatgCAAAAGCAAGGAAACCCATTTTGTAGGAGCTAGTCCGTTAAAGCAGTAAGTTAAAAGCCACCGGTGGCTTCAGACCTTGGTGGCTCTGCTCTGCCTAGATCGGTCTAACCTCCTAATTTGTTTCCATACTGAAAATAAGGAGATGAAGACAGCCTGAGTGGTGTAGAGAGAGGGCAAACTAGAAAAGCAGATGAGAGAAGGGGTCCCTTCTGTTAATGGAACTCCTCAATCTGGGGTCTCCTAAGCCATATCATTTGTAGCCTCATACAATAGAGGGTCATTTAAAAAGGGGCATTGTTGCACAGTTAAGGACAATGTCTCTACATTACTTAGTCGATTTACAAATTATTGTCAATATAGAAAGTCAATATATAATCCTTGAAACTGTGAGCCTGAATCCATAATTCATCCCTCCAAACCTGCTCACACTAAAAAGGacacttttttctttgaaattataattaatcctttgctttttcttctgatgataagtttcagaaagattaaaaagaacACATGTGCCTTGACCAGGATGGTCTATATCATCAAATAAATCCAATTTCACAAGAGTTAGTCTAGCTTAGgtctcctatatatatatatatattttttttttttttattttaatgagattTTAAAGTCAATCTTTTACCTGCATCGAGTGAATCATTTCTTTGGTGAAACGGTAAGGATACAAGATGTTGTGAATTTTAACTGCTAGGCTCTCAGCCTGGCCGCTGCTAACGTCAACAGCAACCTAGAAAGACCCAGAACAAACGTCATTTACATTGTAATCTTTTATGTCTGCAGAACTGTTTTACCAAAGATCTCAAAGTGCTTTACAAACATTCATTTTCACAGAACCTATTAGAGGTGGGTTGAATTCAGGGAACTTATAAAAATTCAAAGGCTTTATGAATTATCACTCTTAAATAGTAATTTTTGTTTATACACAAAATTACTGACAAACACCAATACTTTCAGAATAACAATTTGCCTGCGCTTCATGAGCAAGTCCTTAAAGACATCTTAACTGATGAATCAGTAACAAATGCTCATATACTCTACACCCGTATCATAACACACAAAGCACATTGTGTGATAACCCACTGAGGAGAGGATGCACACTCAGGTCCAATGGCGAACTGTTCCTCTAGCAGAAGATTCACTGCTTTATCTAATGATAACAGTTTTTATTACCACCACCCTAAATACTTTGCCAAAGCTGCAAGTCAGGGTTTCTGAGAGTGGTAAACACATTCACTATTCACACAGTGGTTACACACGTCTAATCCAAAGTGTCCGAGCTTCCAAACTGCTATGAATTCTGATTCCTCCTCTCTACAGTAAGtattaatttccaaataaattatttggaaacaTGCTCACTTGCCATTCATAATTACAAATGAATATAGTCATTCATGCCCATACCCAATTtaagtgaaattcaaatttttaaataacaagcAAAGAAGAATTGCTGCAGACCTACCTCTGGATAACGGGCAAATACTGGGTTGTCCCATTCTGAGAACAAAGACTGAAGCGATTCGGGACCAACAGCATCGTCTCCAGTAGCTACAGCAAAAGGGGACAAGTAAAGTTGGCATCAAGAGCCTCAGAGAAGAGGGTGAATGGTGAATGGTGTCTCATGCTTGGTGTGGTGCAGCCTCAAGACCAAAGATCAGACACATTGTTCCCACATTCTGCAAATGTGCAGTGTTTGCACATTGTTTGTATCTCTAAGTTGTTTTGAtctgttactttttaaatgaaacttgATGACTGTATCTTCTGGTATTATAGCTTTTTCTCCAAACTATTTTCACCAGATATTTCAGAATACAAGTCCAGAAGAAAAACCAGTTCAAATTAGTAGCCTCACTTCTTTTAGGTAAAAATATACCTTatctatttttagaaatgaagaaaagaaaaatgataaatgtcTGTAGCTTTTTTCGCAGATCAGAATTTTGCTTATATAAAACTAATGCAATATGGACTCAGCtccaatctttaaaaataagaaacattttCTCAATCACAAGACACCACAGACTGCATGATCACACAGTACTGACCTCCTCTGGAAAAGTAATTTCTGATCTAAATGCATGCACTGAATTACTTAGTTCTGTTGTTAAATAGGACCGTGGGGAATTCCTGGTTCCAGGAAGGCACAGCTGGCACTGATCAAGCTCAATAACACAACcatgctttgttttctttaagcTAGGTGGCACAGTATGTACTAGGTGTTCTGGCAATCTCTGTTAATGCCCCTACCTCTGTTATTCTGTCTCATCACAGTCCTCTCTTCCCGAGCtctaggaaggaaaggaagaacaagGTCGCTTCTAAAAGGATGACACCTGTACTGAGAtcctaaatataaaaaagaaaaatctagacaTTTGAACtcaaaaaataaactattaaaaaattaagttacgTAAAATCTCTTTCTGCACAAACTGAATTAAGACATAAGGCAGGCTACTAAACAACAGATTGAGTCAGAAGTTCTTTAATGAAATTATTCTGCTAATTTAGGAATCTGCACTAATGCTTAGTCCTATTATCCATCTATACCAGACAGAATGAGGAAGAATAGATCCCCAATTTACATGCCTCTTATTCCCAATATATGTGTctctctatatgtgtgtgtgcccaGTATGTGTCTAACATTTATCTCATCATATTACAATTGTTTAGATGGCTGTCCTCTCTAACAGACTGTGGACTCTTGAAAGCAAAGCCAGTTAATCTGCAATGTGGCAGCTCCAAGCACAGTGTGAATGATCagcaaatgagtgaataaatgaatacatgaatgaatgaaaggttcTCAACTTAAATTCCAAAGTCCAGTAAGATCTGGCCCAAATTCTACCCTCCTATCTGAAGGATGATAAGATTTGAGTTTTAGGAACAATGCTGAATTTGACAGTTTTGAACGGGGGCAAAACATGATGAAACTAttacttcaaaaagataaatcTGTTGGACAAAAACTGGAGAGAGATAAATTCAGAATGATAAAAGTAAAGTGTGAGGTGAAATAAGGTTGTGTCACTATTAACAGAAAGGACAGcgttaaagacattttaaagaaaaaaactaccaGGGCTTGGAGACTTGACACTATTCCTTAAAATTACCTTTATAGATCCTCTCTTCTGTGCAATTAAATTTACCTCTTAACAGTTCATCTCATGTGATGTTTTATGTGTGGTTCAACAAGTCCTACTGTTCTGCTACGCAACAGCCATTTCCAGAAAGGTAACCCTCCCTGTGAACGGAGGGTGCTCAGAAGCCATCTTTTCTTCGAactagtttctagaccctaactACTTAATTTGTCATTATGAATCTCTGACTTAACATGACTCTCAAAAGTTCACCACAAGACTTGCTAACGCAGACGTTAAGCAGGTAGAAGTGTTTTACACATCTAGATTTGTTTAACAGGAGCAGGTGTTTAGGTTGAGTATGGCAGCCAAGATTGCCCCCCTTTGTTTTAGCAACAACCATCTCAGTTTAATGTGATCCAGTTATTTTTTGTCACCATATCAGAAGCAGTTGCGTTTCAGGAAGACGAGGTGCCAGTGCCTTAGATTTACCTCCGATAAGCATTCACTATAAATCAGGACACAAAACTACAGACGTTGAAAAACACGTGTGTCTTTACGAGCCGCCTGCTAGTCTCAGGAGCAGTACTGAAGAAAAGGGTTTTCTTCTATTTAATACTTTGAAAGTTACTACAgtgattattttttttcacaaggaaaaatactggaaaccactgaaaaataaaagtcttATTTAACCTTAAATAAATCAGAGCCTCCTGTTAGAGATACTTATCCTAGGAAGAAATTACAAGTTAATTTGCAATTACCTTCATACTATTTACATTCTTTTGCAACATTCAAGACTTTTAATACAGATGAACATTTAATGTTTATCATCCTGATGCAAAACCAAGATTATTGCCAGATGGAAATCAGTTTTACCATCTCCCAACATCTGGCTCTCAACACGCTGCCAAAACAATGTCACTTTTAATGCTGACTGAGACCTGGGAACTCAGAGTCCTAGCCTAGGCTCCAATGTGGCCTTATGGTCTGATCTAAAAGCCACATTACTGTCTTTCTGAATAACAGCCACTTATACAGATCAAGATTATTAGCATATGTATTATAATAAAGTACATTTGAAAAGtatgattataaaaatacatacttAAACTATATTCCCCAAAATTTATGGTcaagtttatttctttaaaaaaaaaaagtttataaatataCTACTGTACTGAGCCATAGATTTTCCTGGGAAACCTAGGATGATTACAGGATCATTCTGGCCCTTTACCTGGGAGCTGCAGAGAGCAACTTCCAGAAAAATACCACGCTGGCATTGCAGGTGCCTTTAAAGACAAATTTCTTAGACAGCTGTGTGTTTGGGAGAGAGGGGAAAGTGGGGTAGGGAAACACTGTAGATCTTCTCAACGATCAATAGCaccattttcattaaaaactgtCTCAccgagagtggcatggacatatatacactaccaaatgtaaaacagatagctagtgggaagcagccgcatagcacagggagatcagcttggtgctttgtggccacctagaggggtgggatagggagggtgggagggagggatatgcaagagggaagagatatgggaacatatgtatatgtataactgattcactttgttataaagcagaaactaacacaccattgtaaagcaattatactccaataaagatgtttaaaagaaaaaaaaaaaactgtctcacCCTCTTGCACATACCTACACCCATAGACATATACATACACTTCCATTCTGTATCAttctttcactgtatttttatgtttaaataataatagaCCTGGAGaattttcacatacattttataattaaacTTCAAAATGTTCTATCTGCTGAGATAATCTCTTTGAACATGATTATCTTACTCCTCAGCCATTATTCCCACCTTCCAAAGCATCCATGCCAGTGAACACCATATACTTACCATTCTCAAGTAGAACATCCACAGCCATAGTTGTCAGGTCTTTAGTACAAGCAGCCCGAACATCCTCAGTAGGAGCAGTGAATGTGCTAAGTCCTGTTAGCTTGTTGATGTAAACCATTCTTCCCAGGGCTACATCAAAATGCTGCTGCCAATCCAAAGAACATGTGTTCGACTCTTCATTTTCAGAACAAGTTCTTGCTATAGACTCCTCACTCTGACAACAAGTTCCATTTTGGCCAGCTGTGGAATCTTCTCCATGACTCACTAACATTCTACTCGGAGAGTCAGGACTTCCAATCTGTTGTTCTGAAGCCGTAAGAACATCTGAATCCTTACCGATAACTGTAGAATGATCATAGGGCAGTACTAAAGGAGTTTCTgacatcacagagttctctgttgTATTGTTGTTAGAATatgtttcactgtctttattgAAGGGATTACCCTGTGTGACAGAGTCTGACATTGGGATGTTGCCACTTTCTGGTTTTTtatgctcatttttaaataacttacaaGAATCTAGGGTTAACCCACTGGACAAGTCACTGTCTTTCCTACTGGAATCTGATTGTGGAAGTTCATTAAAATGACTCATCATCTCCATTGTTTGAGTCTCTCTTTCGGAGCCTTTCAATCTGGATAATTTAGAGGCTAATGATTCAGGTGACTTCTCAACATCCAAAGGCTTTCTGTTAAAATGAGATAACTCCTGTAGAGTCATAGGGCTTTCTCTTAAGCAAGGCATCTGTTCTTCCAAACAACTGTCTTCCTTGGAGAATGGTAACTTTTCTGAATAAAACATGTGACTTACTGGTTGACAACTACTATTTGAATCATCATGTTTCACAGTAGTGAGTTTACAAATACCAGAGTTGTCTaagtggtttttgtctttccacAGAATGTCAGGTTCAACCTCAGGATTGAGATTGGTAGTGATTTCTAAAGTGATATTTTCCTCCACTTCTGTATTCAGAGTATTTTTAACCTTCCCATATTGCCTCTTAAACTTCTCTAAAGATCCTAGTTGTGAACTTAAGCTTAGCTTCTTATGAACTATGGGTTTGGCAGAACAAATCAACTTACCTGTTTTCTTAGTACCATCTGAAACATGTCTACCCCAAGAGAAAGAGGATGCGTCAGGTAGTAAGCAACCTGTGTGCGATTTTTTACTACTTTCCTGAAAAACAGCAAAATTTTTATAAGTTGCTATAGGTTTGTTCTCTAGCCCATAACTTACATTTGTTCTGCACAATCTTTTGTTGGGCAGTTGAGCAAATTCTTTACTTAAAGTGGTGGTTAAATCTTTGGCGTTTGGAGTCTCAAATGAATGGCGTGTTCTATTTCCAAATGTTTCTTTGGCACTCACAGGACCAGgttgaacataatttttaaataaatgttctgTTTCAGTTGATTTAGTTTGCTCATTTTGTACCACATGAGTTATGAAGCCAGTGGAACATAATTTAACTTGCCCATAACTAAAAACATTTATTCTTCCACAATTACtaggttctttttctcttttctcttcttctctctgagCACCATGTGCTCCCGATAATGTCGTCTCAACAGGCAGAGGTTGGCATCCCATTTCAGTAGCATCTTTAAATCTCTCTGGTTGATTCtgaattctattatttttcaggATGTTGGCAGCCATGCCATCAGCAGTAATACTTACTTTCTGTATTTCTAGACCTTCTCCACTCCCCTCAAAGTGATAAAGTGTCTGAAAAGGGCTTGCAAACATTTCTGAACTGGTTCCACATGGATTTTCTGAAGAGTTAAGTTCCAAGCAAGATTTTTTATGTTTCTCATTTGCTCCTGATTCTGATGCTTCAGCTGTCTCTTGTTCTAAGATCCTTGACTCTGAGCAAGCGCTATCTTCATTTTGTAAAGATGACTCCATTTTACTATGGGCTGGCCCATCGGATTTG encodes the following:
- the MLH3 gene encoding DNA mismatch repair protein Mlh3 isoform X1, producing MIKCLSVEVQARLRSGLAICSLGQCVEELALNSIDAEAKCVAVRVNMETFQVQVIDNGFGMGSDDVDKVGNRYFTSKCDSVQDLENPRFYGFRGEALASIADMASAVEILSKKNKSMKTFVKLFQNGKVLKACEADLTRPSAGTTVTVYNLFYQLPVRRKCMDPRLEFEKVRQRIEALSLMHPSISFSLRNDVSGSMVLQLPKTKDICSRFCQIYGLGKSQKLREIDFKYKEFELSGYISSEAHYNKNMQFLFVNKRLVLRTKLHKLIDFLLRKESIICKPKNGSASRQTNSSPRHRPNPELHGIYVINMQCHFCEYDVCLEPAKTLIEFQNWDTVLVCIQEGVKMFLKKEKLFVELSSEDLKEFSEENDFSLFSATLQKQVSSDEKCDQVNFQEACNNILDSCEMFNLQSKAVKRKAPVENINTQNSRDSEGIRKKTNGSFLYTYKSDGPAHSKMESSLQNEDSACSESRILEQETAEASESGANEKHKKSCLELNSSENPCGTSSEMFASPFQTLYHFEGSGEGLEIQKVSITADGMAANILKNNRIQNQPERFKDATEMGCQPLPVETTLSGAHGAQREEEKREKEPSNCGRINVFSYGQVKLCSTGFITHVVQNEQTKSTETEHLFKNYVQPGPVSAKETFGNRTRHSFETPNAKDLTTTLSKEFAQLPNKRLCRTNVSYGLENKPIATYKNFAVFQESSKKSHTGCLLPDASSFSWGRHVSDGTKKTGKLICSAKPIVHKKLSLSSQLGSLEKFKRQYGKVKNTLNTEVEENITLEITTNLNPEVEPDILWKDKNHLDNSGICKLTTVKHDDSNSSCQPVSHMFYSEKLPFSKEDSCLEEQMPCLRESPMTLQELSHFNRKPLDVEKSPESLASKLSRLKGSERETQTMEMMSHFNELPQSDSSRKDSDLSSGLTLDSCKLFKNEHKKPESGNIPMSDSVTQGNPFNKDSETYSNNNTTENSVMSETPLVLPYDHSTVIGKDSDVLTASEQQIGSPDSPSRMLVSHGEDSTAGQNGTCCQSEESIARTCSENEESNTCSLDWQQHFDVALGRMVYINKLTGLSTFTAPTEDVRAACTKDLTTMAVDVLLENGSQYRCHPFRSDLVLPFLPRAREERTVMRQNNRATGDDAVGPESLQSLFSEWDNPVFARYPEVAVDVSSGQAESLAVKIHNILYPYRFTKEMIHSMQVLQQVDNKFIACVMSTKTEENGEAGGNLLVLVDQHAAHERIRLEQLTIGSYEKQQPQGSGRKKLLSSTISPPLEITVTEEQRRLLSCYHKNLEDLGLEIIFPDTSDSLVLVGKVPLCFVEREASELRRGRSTVTKSIVEEFIQEQVELLQTTGGIQGTLPLTVQKVLASQACHGAIKFHDDLSLEESCRLIEALSRCQLPFQCAHGRPSMLPLADIDHLEQEKQIKPNLAKLRRMAQAWHLFGKAEGCDTGQSLQASAPPCELP
- the MLH3 gene encoding DNA mismatch repair protein Mlh3 isoform X4; its protein translation is MIKCLSVEVQARLRSGLAICSLGQCVEELALNSIDAEAKCVAVRVNMETFQVQVIDNGFGMGSDDVDKVGNRYFTSKCDSVQDLENPRFYGFRGEALASIADMASAVEILSKKNKSMKTFVKLFQNGKVLKACEADLTRPSAGTTVTVYNLFYQLPVRRKCMDPRLEFEKVRQRIEALSLMHPSISFSLRNDVSGSMVLQLPKTKDICSRFCQIYGLGKSQKLREIDFKYKEFELSGYISSEAHYNKNMQFLFVNKRLVLRTKLHKLIDFLLRKESIICKPKNGSASRQTNSSPRHRPNPELHGIYVINMQCHFCEYDVCLEPAKTLIEFQNWDTVLVCIQEGVKMFLKKEKLFVELSSEDLKEFSEENDFSLFSATLQKQVSSDEKCDQVNFQEACNNILDSCEMFNLQSKAVKRKAPVENINTQNSRDSEGIRKKTNGSFLYTYKSDGPAHSKMESSLQNEDSACSESRILEQETAEASESGANEKHKKSCLELNSSENPCGTSSEMFASPFQTLYHFEGSGEGLEIQKVSITADGMAANILKNNRIQNQPERFKDATEMGCQPLPVETTLSGAHGAQREEEKREKEPSNCGRINVFSYGQVKLCSTGFITHVVQNEQTKSTETEHLFKNYVQPGPVSAKETFGNRTRHSFETPNAKDLTTTLSKEFAQLPNKRLCRTNVSYGLENKPIATYKNFAVFQESSKKSHTGCLLPDASSFSWGRHVSDGTKKTGKLICSAKPIVHKKLSLSSQLGSLEKFKRQYGKVKNTLNTEVEENITLEITTNLNPEVEPDILWKDKNHLDNSGICKLTTVKHDDSNSSCQPVSHMFYSEKLPFSKEDSCLEEQMPCLRESPMTLQELSHFNRKPLDVEKSPESLASKLSRLKGSERETQTMEMMSHFNELPQSDSSRKDSDLSSGLTLDSCKLFKNEHKKPESGNIPMSDSVTQGNPFNKDSETYSNNNTTENSVMSETPLVLPYDHSTVIGKDSDVLTASEQQIGSPDSPSRMLVSHGEDSTAGQNGTCCQSEESIARTCSENEESNTCSLDWQQHFDVALGRMVYINKLTGLSTFTAPTEDVRAACTKDLTTMAVDVLLENGSQYRCHPFRSDLVLPFLPRAREERTVMRQNNRATGDDAVGPESLQSLFSEWDNPVFARYPEVAVDVSSGQAESLAVKIHNILYPYRFTKEMIHSMQVLQQVDNKFIACVMSTKTEENGEAGGNLLVLVDQHAAHERIRLEQLTIGSYEKQQPQGSGRKKLLSSTISPPLEITVTEEQRRLLSLVPP
- the MLH3 gene encoding DNA mismatch repair protein Mlh3 isoform X3; translated protein: MIKCLSVEVQARLRSGLAICSLGQCVEELALNSIDAEAKCVAVRVNMETFQVQVIDNGFGMGSDDVDKVGNRYFTSKCDSVQDLENPRFYGFRGEALASIADMASAVEILSKKNKSMKTFVKLFQNGKVLKACEADLTRPSAGTTVTVYNLFYQLPVRRKCMDPRLEFEKVRQRIEALSLMHPSISFSLRNDVSGSMVLQLPKTKDICSRFCQIYGLGKSQKLREIDFKYKEFELSGYISSEAHYNKNMQFLFVNKRLVLRTKLHKLIDFLLRKESIICKPKNGSASRQTNSSPRHRPNPELHGIYVINMQCHFCEYDVCLEPAKTLIEFQNWDTVLVCIQEGVKMFLKKEKLFVELSSEDLKEFSEENDFSLFSATLQKQVSSDEKCDQVNFQEACNNILDSCEMFNLQSKAVKRKAPVENINTQNSRDSEGIRKKTNGSFLYTYKSDGPAHSKMESSLQNEDSACSESRILEQETAEASESGANEKHKKSCLELNSSENPCGTSSEMFASPFQTLYHFEGSGEGLEIQKVSITADGMAANILKNNRIQNQPERFKDATEMGCQPLPVETTLSGAHGAQREEEKREKEPSNCGRINVFSYGQVKLCSTGFITHVVQNEQTKSTETEHLFKNYVQPGPVSAKETFGNRTRHSFETPNAKDLTTTLSKEFAQLPNKRLCRTNVSYGLENKPIATYKNFAVFQESSKKSHTGCLLPDASSFSWGRHVSDGTKKTGKLICSAKPIVHKKLSLSSQLGSLEKFKRQYGKVKNTLNTEVEENITLEITTNLNPEVEPDILWKDKNHLDNSGICKLTTVKHDDSNSSCQPVSHMFYSEKLPFSKEDSCLEEQMPCLRESPMTLQELSHFNRKPLDVEKSPESLASKLSRLKGSERETQTMEMMSHFNELPQSDSSRKDSDLSSGLTLDSCKLFKNEHKKPESGNIPMSDSVTQGNPFNKDSETYSNNNTTENSVMSETPLVLPYDHSTVIGKDSDVLTASEQQIGSPDSPSRMLVSHGEDSTAGQNGTCCQSEESIARTCSENEESNTCSLDWQQHFDVALGRMVYINKLTGLSTFTAPTEDVRAACTKDLTTMAVDVLLENATGDDAVGPESLQSLFSEWDNPVFARYPEVAVDVSSGQAESLAVKIHNILYPYRFTKEMIHSMQVLQQVDNKFIACVMSTKTEENGEAGGNLLVLVDQHAAHERIRLEQLTIGSYEKQQPQGSGRKKLLSSTISPPLEITVTEEQRRLLSCYHKNLEDLGLEIIFPDTSDSLVLVGKVPLCFVEREASELRRGRSTVTKSIVEEFIQEQVELLQTTGGIQGTLPLTVQKVLASQACHGAIKFHDDLSLEESCRLIEALSRCQLPFQCAHGRPSMLPLADIDHLEQEKQIKPNLAKLRRMAQAWHLFGKAEGCDTGQSLQASAPPCELP
- the MLH3 gene encoding DNA mismatch repair protein Mlh3 isoform X5 — protein: MIKCLSVEVQARLRSGLAICSLGQCVEELALNSIDAEAKCVAVRVNMETFQVQVIDNGFGMGSDDVDKVGNRYFTSKCDSVQDLENPRFYGFRGEALASIADMASAVEILSKKNKSMKTFVKLFQNGKVLKACEADLTRPSAGTTVTVYNLFYQLPVRRKCMDPRLEFEKVRQRIEALSLMHPSISFSLRNDVSGSMVLQLPKTKDICSRFCQIYGLGKSQKLREIDFKYKEFELSGYISSEAHYNKNMQFLFVNKRLVLRTKLHKLIDFLLRKESIICKPKNGSASRQTNSSPRHRPNPELHGIYVINMQCHFCEYDVCLEPAKTLIEFQNWDTVLVCIQEGVKMFLKKEKLFVELSSEDLKEFSEENDFSLFSATLQKQVSSDEKCDQVNFQEACNNILDSCEMFNLQSKAVKRKAPVENINTQNSRDSEGIRKKTNGSFLYTYKSDGPAHSKMESSLQNEDSACSESRILEQETAEASESGANEKHKKSCLELNSSENPCGTSSEMFASPFQTLYHFEGSGEGLEIQKVSITADGMAANILKNNRIQNQPERFKDATEMGCQPLPVETTLSGAHGAQREEEKREKEPSNCGRINVFSYGQVKLCSTGFITHVVQNEQTKSTETEHLFKNYVQPGPVSAKETFGNRTRHSFETPNAKDLTTTLSKEFAQLPNKRLCRTNVSYGLENKPIATYKNFAVFQESSKKSHTGCLLPDASSFSWGRHVSDGTKKTGKLICSAKPIVHKKLSLSSQLGSLEKFKRQYGKVKNTLNTEVEENITLEITTNLNPEVEPDILWKDKNHLDNSGICKLTTVKHDDSNSSCQPVSHMFYSEKLPFSKEDSCLEEQMPCLRESPMTLQELSHFNRKPLDVEKSPESLASKLSRLKGSERETQTMEMMSHFNELPQSDSSRKDSDLSSGLTLDSCKLFKNEHKKPESGNIPMSDSVTQGNPFNKDSETYSNNNTTENSVMSETPLVLPYDHSTVIGKDSDVLTASEQQIGSPDSPSRMLVSHGEDSTAGQNGTCCQSEESIARTCSENEESNTCSLDWQQHFDVALGRMVYINKLTGLSTFTAPTEDVRAACTKDLTTMAVDVLLENGSQYRCHPFRSDLVLPFLPRAREERTVMRQNNRATGDDAVGPESLQSLFSEWDNPVFARYPEVAVDVSSGQAESLAVKIHNILYPYRFTKEMIHSMQVLQQVDNKFIACVMSTKTEENGEAGLALGSGHSASLLHLRV
- the MLH3 gene encoding DNA mismatch repair protein Mlh3 isoform X6, with protein sequence MIKCLSVEVQARLRSGLAICSLGQCVEELALNSIDAEAKCVAVRVNMETFQVQVIDNGFGMGSDDVDKVGNRYFTSKCDSVQDLENPRFYGFRGEALASIADMASAVEILSKKNKSMKTFVKLFQNGKVLKACEADLTRPSAGTTVTVYNLFYQLPVRRKCMDPRLEFEKVRQRIEALSLMHPSISFSLRNDVSGSMVLQLPKTKDICSRFCQIYGLGKSQKLREIDFKYKEFELSGYISSEAHYNKNMQFLFVNKRLVLRTKLHKLIDFLLRKESIICKPKNGSASRQTNSSPRHRPNPELHGIYVINMQCHFCEYDVCLEPAKTLIEFQNWDTVLVCIQEGVKMFLKKEKLFVELSSEDLKEFSEENDFSLFSATLQKQVSSDEKCDQVNFQEACNNILDSCEMFNLQSKAVKRKAPVENINTQNSRDSEGIRKKTNGSFLYTYKSDGPAHSKMESSLQNEDSACSESRILEQETAEASESGANEKHKKSCLELNSSENPCGTSSEMFASPFQTLYHFEGSGEGLEIQKVSITADGMAANILKNNRIQNQPERFKDATEMGCQPLPVETTLSGAHGAQREEEKREKEPSNCGRINVFSYGQVKLCSTGFITHVVQNEQTKSTETEHLFKNYVQPGPVSAKETFGNRTRHSFETPNAKDLTTTLSKEFAQLPNKRLCRTNVSYGLENKPIATYKNFAVFQESSKKSHTGCLLPDASSFSWGRHVSDGTKKTGKLICSAKPIVHKKLSLSSQLGSLEKFKRQYGKVKNTLNTEVEENITLEITTNLNPEVEPDILWKDKNHLDNSGICKLTTVKHDDSNSSCQPVSHMFYSEKLPFSKEDSCLEEQMPCLRESPMTLQELSHFNRKPLDVEKSPESLASKLSRLKGSERETQTMEMMSHFNELPQSDSSRKDSDLSSGLTLDSCKLFKNEHKKPESGNIPMSDSVTQGNPFNKDSETYSNNNTTENSVMSETPLVLPYDHSTVIGKDSDVLTASEQQIGSPDSPSRMLVSHGEDSTAGQNGTCCQSEESIARTCSENEESNTCSLDWQQHFDVALGRMVYINKLTGLSTFTAPTEDVRAACTKDLTTMAVDVLLENGSQYRCHPFRSDLVLPFLPRAREERTVMRQNNRATGDDAVGPESLQSLFSEWDNPVFARYPEVAVDVSSGQAESLAVKIHNILYPYRFTKEMIHSMQVLQQVDNKFIACVMSTKTEENGEAEFETRWCLLVF